Proteins from a genomic interval of Streptomyces sp. NBC_00820:
- a CDS encoding NUDIX domain-containing protein, giving the protein MTVRATKRSAGLLLFRHTDDGLEVLLGHMGGPFFAKKDAGAWTVPKGEYEPDEPAWEAARREFQEELGLAPPDGEAVPLGEIAQANGKIVTAWAVEADLDPATITPGTFTMEWPPRSGRTQEFPELDRVEWLGLGRARAVLVKGQSAFLDRLAEHTG; this is encoded by the coding sequence GTGACGGTGCGTGCGACGAAGCGGAGTGCGGGACTGCTGTTGTTCCGGCACACCGACGACGGGCTGGAGGTGTTGCTCGGCCATATGGGAGGCCCGTTCTTCGCGAAGAAGGACGCGGGGGCGTGGACCGTGCCCAAGGGCGAGTACGAGCCGGACGAGCCCGCCTGGGAGGCGGCCCGGCGGGAGTTCCAGGAGGAACTGGGGCTGGCCCCGCCCGACGGGGAGGCCGTACCGCTGGGCGAGATCGCGCAGGCCAACGGCAAGATCGTCACTGCGTGGGCGGTCGAGGCCGACCTGGACCCGGCGACGATCACCCCGGGAACCTTCACGATGGAGTGGCCCCCGCGCTCGGGCCGGACGCAGGAGTTCCCCGAGCTGGACCGGGTGGAGTGGCTCGGCCTCGGCCGCGCCCGCGCGGTGCTGGTCAAGGGGCAGAGCGCGTTCCTCGACCGGCTGGCGGAGCATACCGGCTGA
- a CDS encoding NADP-dependent succinic semialdehyde dehydrogenase, with translation MPIATVNPADGETLKTYEPMGEEELERRLQLAEATFRTYRTSPFAERARRMNKAADLLDEDQQEVAWVMSIEMGKPVTQARAEVAKCAKAMRWYAERAEGLLADVVPPESDVRASGASRVRITYRPLGPVLAVMPWNFPLWQVVRFAAPALMAGNVGLLKHASNVPRTALYLEDLFHRAGFPEGCFQTLLIGAGAVDDILRDERVKAATLTGSEPAGRAVASTAGEMIKKTVLELGGSDPFLVMPSADLDRAAEVAVTARVQNNGQSCIAAKRFIVHTDVYDAFVERFVAGMKALTVGDPLEEDTDVGPLATAQGRADVEELVDDAKRSGAEVLCGGERPDGPGWYYPPTVLAGITREMRIHREEAFGPVATVYRAADLDEALLIANDSPFGLSSNVWTRDEHEVERCARDLEAGGVYVNGMTASYPGFPFGGVKRSGYGRELSAEGIREFCNITTVWQGA, from the coding sequence ATGCCCATCGCGACGGTGAACCCGGCGGACGGCGAGACACTCAAGACGTACGAGCCCATGGGCGAGGAGGAGCTGGAGCGGCGCCTCCAGCTCGCCGAGGCCACCTTCCGCACCTATCGCACGTCCCCGTTCGCCGAGCGCGCCCGCCGGATGAACAAGGCCGCCGACCTGCTGGACGAGGACCAGCAGGAGGTCGCCTGGGTCATGTCCATCGAGATGGGCAAGCCGGTCACGCAGGCGCGCGCGGAGGTCGCCAAGTGCGCCAAGGCCATGCGCTGGTACGCCGAACGGGCCGAGGGCCTGCTGGCCGACGTGGTACCGCCCGAGTCGGACGTCCGGGCTTCCGGGGCCTCCCGGGTACGCATCACCTACCGCCCGCTGGGCCCCGTGCTCGCGGTGATGCCCTGGAACTTCCCGCTCTGGCAGGTGGTCCGCTTCGCCGCGCCCGCGCTGATGGCGGGCAACGTGGGCCTGCTCAAGCACGCCTCGAACGTCCCCCGGACCGCCCTGTACCTGGAGGACCTCTTCCACCGGGCGGGCTTCCCCGAGGGCTGCTTCCAGACCCTGCTGATCGGCGCGGGGGCGGTCGACGACATCCTGCGCGACGAGCGGGTCAAGGCGGCGACCCTTACCGGCAGCGAGCCGGCCGGGCGCGCGGTCGCCTCCACCGCCGGCGAGATGATCAAGAAGACGGTGCTGGAGCTGGGCGGCAGCGATCCGTTCCTCGTCATGCCCTCCGCCGACCTCGACCGGGCGGCCGAGGTCGCGGTGACCGCGCGGGTGCAGAACAACGGGCAGTCGTGCATCGCCGCCAAGCGGTTCATCGTGCACACCGACGTGTACGACGCCTTCGTGGAGAGGTTCGTCGCGGGGATGAAGGCGCTCACGGTCGGCGACCCGCTGGAGGAGGACACCGACGTCGGGCCGCTCGCCACCGCGCAGGGGCGCGCCGATGTGGAGGAACTGGTCGACGACGCGAAGCGGAGCGGGGCCGAGGTGCTGTGCGGCGGCGAGCGCCCCGACGGACCGGGCTGGTACTACCCGCCGACCGTGCTCGCGGGGATCACCCGGGAGATGCGCATCCACCGGGAGGAGGCGTTCGGGCCGGTCGCCACGGTGTACCGGGCCGCCGACCTGGACGAGGCGCTGCTCATCGCCAACGACTCGCCGTTCGGGCTGAGTTCGAACGTGTGGACGCGGGACGAGCACGAAGTCGAGCGGTGTGCACGGGATCTGGAGGCCGGCGGGGTGTACGTCAACGGGATGACGGCCTCGTACCCGGGGTTCCCGTTCGGCGGGGTGAAGCGGTCGGGCTACGGGCGTGAGCTGTCGGCCGAGGGGATCCGGGAGTTCTGCAACATCACCACGGTCTGGCAGGGCGCCTGA
- a CDS encoding DUF6213 family protein yields the protein MNREVTLPLIVDDRGTLQVAAADVSGLLRTLGARWLHLVEAGERGLDEDTVAALTIELAKLADRIDVACIAHSSGAP from the coding sequence GTGAACCGCGAAGTGACTCTGCCTCTGATCGTCGACGACCGTGGAACCCTGCAGGTGGCTGCCGCCGATGTGAGCGGGCTGCTGCGGACCCTGGGGGCGCGGTGGCTGCATCTCGTCGAGGCCGGGGAGCGGGGGCTGGACGAGGACACGGTCGCCGCGCTGACCATCGAGCTGGCGAAGCTGGCGGACCGTATCGACGTGGCGTGCATCGCCCACAGCAGTGGGGCGCCGTAG
- a CDS encoding type III polyketide synthase gives MATLCRPSVSVPEYVITMEDTLRLARERHADHPQLALALRLIENTGVRTRHIVQPIEETLKHPGFQQRNKLYEAEAKARVPAVIQRALDDAEVLTSDIDVIIYVSCTGFMMPSLTAWLINEMDFPSNTRQLPMAQLGCAAGGAAINRAHDFCSAYPEANALIVACEFCSLCYQPLDLGVGSLLSNGLFGDGIAAAVVRGQGGTGVRLERNGSYLIPKTEDWIAYDVRDTGFHFLLDKRVPTTMEPLAPALHELAGNHGWNASELDFYIIHAGGPRILDDLSKFLKVEPHAFRFSRSTLTEYGNIASAVVLDALRRMFDEGGAENGARGLLAGFGPGITAEMTVGRWVNED, from the coding sequence ATGGCGACTTTGTGCAGACCCTCGGTGTCCGTGCCGGAATACGTGATCACGATGGAGGACACGCTGCGGCTGGCGCGTGAGCGGCACGCGGACCACCCGCAGCTTGCCCTGGCCCTCCGGCTGATCGAGAACACCGGAGTGCGCACCCGGCACATCGTGCAGCCCATCGAAGAGACCCTGAAGCACCCCGGTTTCCAGCAGCGCAACAAGCTGTACGAGGCGGAGGCGAAGGCCCGTGTTCCCGCGGTGATCCAGCGGGCGCTCGACGACGCCGAGGTCCTCACCTCCGACATCGACGTCATCATCTACGTGTCGTGCACGGGCTTCATGATGCCCTCGCTCACCGCGTGGCTGATCAACGAGATGGACTTCCCGAGCAACACCCGGCAGCTCCCCATGGCCCAGCTGGGCTGTGCGGCCGGCGGCGCGGCCATCAACCGGGCGCACGACTTCTGTTCGGCCTACCCCGAGGCCAACGCCCTCATCGTGGCCTGCGAGTTCTGCTCGCTGTGCTACCAGCCCCTCGACCTCGGCGTCGGCTCGCTGCTCTCCAACGGCCTGTTCGGCGACGGCATCGCGGCCGCCGTGGTCCGCGGCCAGGGCGGCACGGGCGTGCGGCTGGAGCGCAACGGCTCGTACCTGATCCCCAAGACCGAGGACTGGATCGCGTACGACGTCCGGGACACCGGCTTCCACTTCCTGCTGGACAAGCGGGTGCCGACCACGATGGAGCCGCTCGCCCCGGCGCTCCACGAGCTCGCGGGCAACCACGGCTGGAACGCCTCCGAGCTGGACTTCTACATCATCCACGCCGGCGGCCCCCGAATACTCGACGACCTCAGCAAGTTCCTCAAGGTCGAGCCGCACGCCTTCCGGTTCAGCCGCTCCACGCTGACCGAGTACGGCAACATCGCCAGCGCCGTCGTCCTCGACGCGCTGCGCCGGATGTTCGACGAGGGCGGTGCCGAGAACGGGGCGCGCGGCCTGCTGGCCGGCTTCGGGCCCGGCATCACCGCCGAGATGACCGTGGGCCGTTGGGTCAACGAGGACTGA
- a CDS encoding cytochrome P450 gives MTEETLIEPPASVREWPALDLTGTDFDPVLSELMREGPVTRVRLPNGEGWAWLVTRYDDVRMVANDPRFSREAVMDHPVTRLAPHFIPDRGAVGFLDPPDHTRLRRAVAPAFTAKGVERIRDRARGMLDELVDELLQDGPPADLTAAVLSPFPIAVICELMGVPAADRHAMHDWTQLILSSAHGKEVSEQAKREMSGYFADLVAVRADSTSEDVTSLLGAAVGRGEVTMEEAVGLSVLLQIGGEAVTNNSGQMFYLLLTRPDLAERLRDDPAIRPRGIDELLRYIPHRNAVGLSRIAREDVELGGHRIRAGDPVYVSYLAANRDPDVFPDPETIDLSRSPNPHVSFGFGPHYCPGGQLARMESELLVDALLDRVPGLRLAVPPDQVPFRKGALIRGPEALPVTW, from the coding sequence ATGACCGAAGAAACGCTCATCGAGCCCCCGGCCTCGGTCCGGGAGTGGCCGGCACTCGACCTGACCGGGACGGACTTCGACCCGGTACTGAGCGAGCTGATGCGCGAGGGCCCGGTCACCCGCGTCCGGCTGCCCAACGGCGAGGGCTGGGCCTGGCTGGTCACCCGGTACGACGACGTACGCATGGTGGCCAACGACCCCCGCTTCAGCCGCGAGGCGGTCATGGACCATCCGGTCACCCGGCTCGCGCCGCACTTCATCCCGGACCGGGGCGCGGTCGGCTTCCTCGACCCGCCCGACCACACGCGGCTGCGCCGCGCGGTCGCCCCCGCGTTCACCGCGAAGGGGGTGGAACGGATCCGGGACAGGGCGCGCGGCATGCTGGACGAACTGGTGGACGAACTCCTGCAGGACGGCCCGCCCGCCGATCTCACGGCGGCGGTGCTCAGCCCCTTCCCCATCGCGGTGATCTGCGAGTTGATGGGGGTGCCGGCCGCCGACCGGCACGCCATGCACGACTGGACGCAGCTGATCCTGTCCTCCGCGCACGGCAAGGAGGTCAGCGAGCAGGCCAAGCGCGAGATGAGCGGCTACTTCGCCGACCTCGTCGCCGTGCGCGCGGACAGCACGTCCGAGGACGTCACCTCGCTGCTCGGCGCCGCCGTGGGCCGGGGCGAGGTCACCATGGAGGAGGCCGTCGGTCTCTCCGTCCTCCTCCAGATCGGCGGCGAGGCGGTCACGAACAACAGCGGGCAGATGTTCTACCTGCTGCTGACCCGCCCCGACCTGGCCGAACGGCTGCGCGACGACCCCGCGATCCGGCCCAGGGGCATCGACGAACTGCTGCGCTACATCCCGCACCGCAACGCCGTCGGCCTCTCCCGGATCGCGCGGGAGGACGTGGAGCTCGGTGGCCACCGCATTCGCGCCGGCGACCCGGTCTACGTGTCCTACCTGGCCGCCAACCGCGACCCGGACGTCTTCCCCGACCCGGAGACCATCGACCTCTCCCGCAGCCCCAACCCGCACGTGTCGTTCGGCTTCGGCCCGCACTACTGTCCGGGCGGCCAGCTCGCCCGCATGGAGTCGGAGCTGCTGGTCGACGCGCTGCTGGACCGGGTGCCCGGGCTGAGGCTGGCCGTCCCGCCCGACCAGGTGCCCTTCAGGAAGGGCGCGTTGATCCGCGGGCCCGAGGCCCTGCCGGTGACGTGGTGA
- a CDS encoding cupin domain-containing protein has translation MTATEGLLVPPGHGRVVETPAQRVTFKVTGTHSRMASTFEVEVPPGFDVGAHVHTHSEELFYVLEGELDVLAFEPRIRTPDNWRKWESCSGSRVVRATPGTVIAVPPGCPHAFANPTDTPARMFFQASPPPDHERYFEELLEILGNGGPPDQEAIEALRAKYDIEQLTPLRHR, from the coding sequence ATGACGGCGACCGAGGGACTGCTCGTACCGCCCGGGCACGGCCGCGTCGTGGAGACGCCGGCCCAGCGGGTCACGTTCAAGGTCACCGGCACCCACTCGCGGATGGCCTCCACCTTCGAGGTGGAGGTCCCGCCGGGTTTCGACGTCGGCGCCCATGTGCACACGCACAGCGAGGAGTTGTTCTACGTCCTCGAAGGCGAGCTGGACGTCCTCGCCTTCGAGCCCCGCATCCGCACCCCTGACAACTGGCGGAAGTGGGAGTCGTGTTCGGGCAGCCGCGTGGTGCGCGCCACGCCGGGCACGGTCATCGCCGTACCCCCCGGCTGCCCCCACGCCTTCGCGAACCCGACGGACACGCCGGCGAGGATGTTCTTCCAGGCGTCCCCACCGCCCGATCACGAACGCTACTTCGAGGAACTGCTGGAGATCCTGGGAAACGGAGGACCCCCGGACCAGGAAGCCATCGAGGCCCTGAGGGCCAAGTACGACATCGAGCAACTGACCCCTCTGCGACACAGGTGA
- a CDS encoding acyl-CoA dehydrogenase family protein has translation MAEFTMELNDEQKEVRDWLHGFAADVIRPAAAEWDEREETPWPVIQEAAKVGIYSLDFYAQQYFDPTGLGIPMAMEELFWGDAGIALSIVGTGLAAVGVLANGTEEQIGTWIPQMYGDPTDVKVAAFCSSEPDAGSDVASLRTRAVYDEAKDEWVINGTKTWATNGGIAEVHVVVACVDPELGSKGHASFIVPPGTPGLAQGQKFKKHGIRASHTAEVVLDNVRVPGSCLLGGKEKLDERLARAREKAKASGGERVKNAAMATFEASRPAVGAMAVGTARAAYEVALDYARTREQFGRPIIDNQGVAFQLADMRTQIDAARLLVWRASWMAVNGKPFTAAEGSMSKLFASETAKKVTAQAIQILGGNGYTREYPVERMHRDAAIYTIFEGTSEIQRLVIARTLAGMPIR, from the coding sequence ATGGCCGAGTTCACCATGGAGCTCAACGACGAACAGAAGGAGGTCCGGGACTGGCTGCACGGCTTCGCCGCCGATGTGATCCGCCCCGCGGCCGCCGAATGGGACGAGCGTGAGGAGACTCCCTGGCCGGTCATCCAGGAGGCCGCGAAGGTCGGCATCTACTCCCTCGACTTCTACGCACAGCAGTACTTCGACCCCACCGGCCTCGGCATACCCATGGCCATGGAGGAACTGTTCTGGGGCGACGCGGGCATCGCCCTCTCCATCGTGGGCACCGGCCTCGCCGCCGTGGGCGTTCTCGCCAACGGGACCGAGGAGCAGATCGGCACCTGGATCCCGCAGATGTACGGCGACCCGACCGACGTCAAGGTCGCGGCCTTCTGCTCCTCCGAGCCCGACGCCGGCTCCGACGTGGCCTCCCTGCGGACGCGCGCGGTGTACGACGAGGCCAAGGACGAGTGGGTGATCAACGGCACGAAGACCTGGGCGACCAACGGCGGCATCGCCGAGGTCCACGTCGTCGTCGCCTGCGTCGACCCGGAGCTGGGCTCCAAGGGCCACGCCTCCTTCATCGTCCCGCCGGGCACACCGGGCCTCGCGCAGGGCCAGAAGTTCAAGAAGCACGGTATCCGCGCCTCGCACACCGCCGAGGTCGTCCTCGACAATGTCCGCGTGCCCGGCTCCTGTCTGCTCGGCGGCAAGGAGAAGCTGGACGAGCGGCTCGCCCGCGCCCGGGAGAAGGCGAAGGCTTCAGGCGGTGAGAGGGTCAAGAACGCGGCGATGGCCACGTTCGAGGCTTCGCGGCCGGCCGTGGGCGCGATGGCGGTCGGTACCGCCCGGGCCGCCTACGAGGTCGCCCTCGACTACGCCAGGACCCGTGAGCAGTTCGGGCGCCCGATCATCGACAACCAGGGCGTCGCCTTCCAGCTCGCCGACATGCGGACGCAGATCGACGCGGCGCGGCTGCTGGTGTGGCGGGCCTCGTGGATGGCGGTCAACGGGAAGCCGTTCACCGCGGCCGAGGGGTCGATGTCGAAGCTGTTCGCCAGTGAGACGGCGAAGAAGGTGACCGCGCAGGCGATCCAGATCCTCGGCGGGAACGGGTACACGCGGGAGTACCCCGTCGAGCGGATGCACCGCGACGCCGCCATTTACACGATCTTCGAGGGGACGAGCGAGATCCAGCGGCTGGTCATCGCGCGGACGTTGGCCGGGATGCCGATCCGGTAG
- a CDS encoding TetR family transcriptional regulator, with product MDTTQRTDQQRSADRRRRELLEAADRVVLRDGPQASMNAIAAEAGITKPILYRHFGDKGGLYAALATRHTDALLASLRAALDAPADRRERVEATLDTYLAAIEAAPQVYRFLMHPAEGSQGGDHGFDVGKHSVPLLRRMGEELAQVIEERVDLGPGSQQLARVWGHGIVGMMHAAGDWWLGEQPCSRAELVRSLADLLWGRLAAAGNRVGGPGF from the coding sequence ATGGACACCACGCAGCGGACCGATCAGCAGCGGTCCGCCGACCGCCGACGGCGCGAGCTGCTGGAGGCCGCCGACCGGGTGGTGCTGCGCGACGGCCCCCAGGCGTCGATGAACGCCATCGCCGCGGAAGCGGGCATCACGAAGCCGATCCTCTACCGGCACTTCGGCGACAAGGGCGGCCTTTACGCGGCCCTGGCCACGCGGCACACCGACGCGCTGCTCGCCTCGCTGCGGGCGGCGCTGGACGCTCCCGCGGACCGGCGGGAGCGGGTCGAGGCCACGCTGGACACGTACCTCGCGGCGATCGAGGCCGCGCCCCAGGTGTACCGGTTCCTGATGCACCCCGCCGAGGGCAGCCAGGGCGGCGACCACGGCTTCGACGTCGGCAAGCACAGCGTTCCGCTGCTGCGGCGGATGGGCGAGGAGCTGGCCCAGGTCATCGAGGAGCGCGTGGATCTCGGACCGGGGAGCCAGCAGCTGGCACGGGTCTGGGGACACGGGATCGTCGGGATGATGCACGCGGCCGGAGACTGGTGGCTGGGAGAACAGCCCTGCTCCCGGGCCGAGTTGGTGCGGTCCCTCGCGGATCTCCTGTGGGGGCGGCTCGCGGCGGCCGGGAACCGGGTCGGAGGACCCGGGTTCTGA
- the def gene encoding peptide deformylase, giving the protein MRHGSIPGARGRVRPLTLLGEPVLSEMCRDVTDFGPELATLVEDLFATMYAADGVGLAANQIGVPLRVFVYDCPDDDDVRHLGHVVNPRLVEADGVVIRGPEGCLSLPGLEAGTERHDHAVVEGFTVKGEPVTVHGTGFFARCLQHECDHLEGGVYADHVTGWRKRRLERQIGRASWRRAAGTA; this is encoded by the coding sequence ATGCGACACGGATCGATCCCGGGCGCCCGCGGGCGCGTCCGGCCCCTCACCCTGCTAGGCGAGCCCGTTCTGTCCGAAATGTGCCGGGATGTTACGGACTTCGGTCCCGAACTCGCAACACTTGTGGAGGATTTGTTCGCGACCATGTACGCCGCCGACGGCGTGGGTCTCGCCGCGAACCAGATCGGCGTCCCTTTGCGGGTGTTCGTGTACGACTGTCCCGATGATGACGATGTGCGCCACCTGGGCCATGTCGTGAATCCGCGTCTCGTGGAGGCGGACGGCGTGGTGATCCGCGGACCGGAGGGCTGTCTTTCCCTCCCGGGCCTGGAGGCGGGCACGGAACGCCACGACCACGCGGTGGTCGAGGGCTTCACGGTGAAGGGCGAGCCCGTCACCGTCCACGGCACGGGCTTCTTCGCCAGGTGCCTGCAGCACGAGTGCGACCACCTGGAGGGCGGCGTGTACGCCGACCATGTGACGGGCTGGCGCAAGCGCAGGCTGGAACGGCAGATCGGGCGGGCCTCATGGCGCCGGGCGGCCGGTACGGCCTGA
- a CDS encoding MurT ligase domain-containing protein — MAGNSDPLSPRAKLAVTAGKAVAAASRAAGRGSGSVIGGKVALKLDPDLLARLAQHLDVVLVSATNGKTTTTRLIAEALRAAGPVVSNALGANMPAGITSALAGGSDAKFGVIEVDEKYLAGVARDTSPKCIALLNLSRDQLDRAAETRMLAENWREGLSGSKAVIVANCDDPLVVWAASSSQNVIWVAAGQMWKDDAWSCPSCGGVMQRPGDDWFCGECGFRRPTPSWALSGDHVLDPHGSAWPIHLQLPGRANKANATSSAAVAAVFGVPPQVGLERMYQVQAVAGRYDVVQFEGRDLRLLLAKNPAGWLETFSLIDPPPTPVILSVNARGADGTDTSWLWDVDYTRLTGHPIFVLGDRKLDLAVRLEVANQHFQVCDNLDQAVQMAPPGRIEVIANYTAFQDLRRRVGN, encoded by the coding sequence ATGGCAGGCAACTCGGACCCGCTCTCGCCGCGGGCCAAGCTGGCCGTGACCGCGGGCAAGGCCGTCGCCGCGGCGTCGCGGGCCGCCGGACGAGGCAGCGGGTCGGTGATCGGCGGCAAGGTCGCGCTGAAGCTGGACCCCGATCTGCTCGCCCGGCTCGCCCAGCACCTGGACGTCGTCCTGGTGTCGGCGACCAACGGCAAGACCACGACCACCCGGCTCATCGCCGAGGCGCTGCGCGCCGCAGGCCCCGTCGTGTCGAACGCGCTCGGCGCCAACATGCCGGCCGGTATCACCTCGGCACTGGCGGGCGGCTCGGACGCGAAGTTCGGCGTCATCGAGGTCGACGAGAAGTACCTGGCCGGTGTGGCCCGGGACACGAGCCCGAAGTGCATCGCGCTGCTGAACCTCTCCCGCGACCAGCTGGACCGCGCGGCCGAGACCCGCATGCTGGCGGAGAACTGGCGCGAGGGCCTGTCCGGCTCCAAGGCCGTGATCGTCGCCAACTGTGACGACCCGCTGGTGGTGTGGGCCGCCTCCTCCTCCCAGAATGTGATCTGGGTCGCAGCGGGGCAGATGTGGAAGGACGACGCCTGGTCCTGCCCGTCGTGCGGTGGGGTCATGCAGCGCCCCGGCGACGACTGGTTCTGCGGCGAGTGCGGCTTCCGCCGGCCGACGCCGAGCTGGGCCCTGTCCGGGGACCACGTGCTGGACCCGCACGGTTCCGCGTGGCCGATCCACCTGCAGCTGCCCGGCCGCGCCAACAAGGCGAACGCGACCAGCTCCGCGGCCGTCGCGGCCGTCTTCGGGGTGCCCCCGCAGGTCGGCCTGGAGCGGATGTACCAGGTGCAGGCCGTCGCCGGACGCTACGACGTCGTCCAGTTCGAGGGCCGTGACCTGCGGCTGCTGCTGGCCAAGAACCCGGCCGGCTGGCTGGAGACGTTCTCCCTGATCGACCCGCCGCCCACTCCGGTGATCCTCTCCGTGAACGCGCGCGGTGCCGACGGCACCGACACCTCCTGGCTGTGGGACGTCGACTACACGCGGCTGACCGGCCACCCGATCTTCGTGCTCGGCGACCGGAAGCTGGACCTCGCCGTCCGCCTGGAGGTCGCGAACCAGCACTTCCAGGTCTGTGACAACCTCGACCAGGCCGTACAGATGGCCCCTCCGGGACGCATCGAGGTCATCGCGAACTACACCGCGTTCCAGGACCTGCGCCGCCGCGTCGGCAACTGA
- a CDS encoding type 1 glutamine amidotransferase has translation MSDNQLRLVWIYPDLLSTYGDQGNALVVERRARQRGLDVARLDVRSDQPIPTSGDIYLIGGGEDRPQRLAAERLRRDGQLYRAVENGAIVFSVCAGYQILGHEFINDLGQREPGLGLLDVVSVRGEGERCVGDVLGDIDPQLGLPQLTGFENHQGVTHLGATARPFAKVQLGRGNGTGDGTEGAYNGTVFGTYMHGPVLARNPLVADLLLKLALDVNALPPIDDRWYEALRNERIASAQQSA, from the coding sequence ATGAGCGACAACCAACTGCGGCTGGTGTGGATCTACCCGGACCTGCTGAGCACCTACGGCGACCAGGGCAACGCGCTTGTCGTGGAGCGCCGGGCGCGCCAGCGTGGTCTGGACGTGGCACGGCTGGACGTGCGCAGCGACCAGCCGATCCCGACCTCCGGCGACATCTACCTGATCGGCGGCGGTGAGGACCGGCCCCAGCGGCTCGCGGCCGAGCGGCTGCGGCGCGACGGCCAGCTCTACCGCGCGGTGGAGAACGGCGCGATCGTGTTCTCCGTGTGCGCCGGCTACCAGATCCTCGGCCACGAGTTCATCAACGACCTCGGCCAGCGTGAGCCCGGCCTCGGCCTGCTCGACGTGGTGTCGGTGCGCGGCGAGGGCGAGCGGTGCGTCGGCGACGTCCTCGGGGACATCGACCCGCAGCTCGGCCTGCCCCAGCTGACCGGCTTCGAGAACCACCAGGGCGTCACCCACCTCGGCGCCACCGCCCGCCCCTTCGCCAAGGTCCAGCTGGGCCGGGGCAACGGCACCGGGGACGGCACGGAGGGCGCGTACAACGGGACCGTCTTCGGCACGTACATGCACGGGCCGGTCCTCGCCCGCAACCCGCTCGTCGCCGACCTGCTGCTGAAGCTGGCGCTGGACGTCAACGCCCTGCCGCCGATCGACGACCGGTGGTACGAGGCGCTGCGCAACGAGCGCATCGCCTCCGCCCAGCAGTCGGCGTAG
- a CDS encoding 6-phosphofructokinase, with product MRIGVLTSGGDCPGLNAVIRSVVHRAVADHGDEVIGFRDGWKGLLEADCVKLDLDAVGGILARGGTILGSSRVRPEHLRDGVERARGHVAELGLDAIIPIGGEGTLKAARLLSDNGLPIVGVPKTIDNDIAVTDVTFGFDTAVGVATEALDRLKTTAESHQRVLIVEVMGRHTGWIALHSGMAAGAHAVVVPERPFEIEELAKKVGARFEAGKRFAIVVAAEGAKPRPGSMEFDEGGKDVYGHERFAGIARQLSVELERRLGKEARPVILGHVQRGGTPTAYDRVLATRFGWHAVEAVHRGEFGTMAALRGNDIVMVPLAAAVESLKTVPAERYDEAECVL from the coding sequence ATGCGCATTGGTGTCCTCACCTCCGGCGGCGACTGCCCCGGCCTGAACGCCGTCATCCGGTCTGTAGTCCACCGCGCCGTCGCCGACCACGGCGACGAGGTCATCGGTTTCCGGGACGGCTGGAAGGGCCTCCTGGAAGCGGACTGCGTCAAGCTCGACCTCGACGCCGTGGGCGGCATCCTCGCCCGCGGCGGCACCATCCTCGGCTCCTCCCGGGTACGTCCGGAGCATCTGCGCGACGGTGTCGAGCGTGCCAGGGGCCATGTCGCGGAGCTCGGCCTGGACGCGATCATCCCGATCGGCGGCGAGGGCACGCTCAAGGCGGCCCGGCTGCTGTCGGACAACGGCCTGCCCATCGTGGGCGTGCCCAAGACCATCGACAACGACATCGCCGTCACGGACGTCACCTTCGGCTTCGACACGGCCGTCGGCGTCGCCACCGAGGCGCTGGACCGGCTGAAGACCACCGCCGAGTCCCACCAGCGCGTGCTGATCGTCGAGGTCATGGGCCGGCACACCGGCTGGATCGCGCTGCACTCCGGCATGGCGGCCGGCGCCCACGCCGTCGTCGTACCCGAACGGCCCTTCGAAATCGAGGAGTTGGCCAAGAAGGTCGGCGCGCGGTTCGAGGCGGGCAAGCGGTTCGCCATCGTGGTCGCCGCGGAGGGTGCCAAGCCGCGGCCGGGTTCGATGGAGTTCGACGAGGGCGGCAAGGACGTCTACGGCCACGAGCGCTTCGCGGGCATCGCCCGGCAGCTGTCGGTCGAGCTGGAGCGGCGGCTCGGCAAGGAGGCCCGCCCGGTGATCCTCGGGCATGTGCAGCGGGGCGGGACACCGACGGCGTACGACCGGGTGCTGGCGACGCGGTTCGGGTGGCACGCCGTGGAGGCGGTGCACCGCGGGGAGTTCGGGACGATGGCCGCGCTGCGGGGGAACGACATCGTGATGGTGCCCCTGGCCGCCGCGGTGGAGAGCCTCAAGACCGTTCCCGCCGAGCGGTACGACGAGGCGGAGTGCGTTCTCTGA